AAAGCGGTAATGGTTCAAATGAAGAATTAATTAAAGAAGCTGTTCAATTACTTGTAAAAAGCCGATAATCTGTCAAACATAATTGTTGACAGATTTTCAAAAACACTTCCATATACCCGTACAGGTATATGTATATAAATTATGGAGGAATCGACTATGAGTATAAAAGTGGATATGAATCTAGATTGTAAAGGTTTGGCTTGTCCGATGCCGATTGTAAAGACGAAGAAGGCGATGGAAGGATTGACGTCAGGGCAAGTGATTGAGGTTCAGGCAACAGATAAAGGGTCTATTGTGGATATACAAAGTTGGGCGAGTAAAGTAGGTCATCAATATATCGGGACGAAACATGAAGGTGATGTATTGATGCATTACGTTAGAAAAGCAAATGAGCATGAAATGAATGAAATAGTGAAATATCCTCATACAATTACGAATTCGGAAGTGGAAGAGATAGTATTAAGTGGTCAAGAGTGTATTGTAGTAGATGTTCGTGAAGCGGCGGAATTCGCTTTTGGTCATATTCCATCGGCTGTTTCCATACCGTTAGGAGAATTAGACAGTGCAGTGTTAGATCAAACGAAGCAAATTTATGTTGTTTGCCGAACTGGCAACCGTAGTGATGTAGCTTGCCACATGTTGAAAGAGAAAGGTTATGCAAATGTGAAAAATGTCATTCCAGGCATGTTAGAGTGGCAAGGGAATGTGGAAAAATAAAGTGAAACTTTAATCAGTGGGGTCTTACTGCCCATTAAAGCGGGATAAAATTTTTTAAACAAAAACATACCTATGGGGGTAATTAGATGAGTGTTAAAGCATTACAAGCAAAAGATGTTGCAGAGAAAGTTTTATTCGGGGAGTTGTTTATTTTAGATGTTCGTAATGAGACGGATTATGAAGATTGGAAAATTGAAGGAAAAGAAGTTACTTCAATAAATGTACCGTACTTTGATTTATTAGAGGGGGTAGATCATATTATCGGTGAACTACCTAAAGATAAAGATGTTTTAGTAGTATGTGCAAAAGAAGGATCTTCTATATTTGTGGCAGAGCAATTAACAGAGGCTGGATTAGAAAATATTTATTATTTATCTGGTGGTATGAAGGCTTGGAGTGAATATGTAAAGCCTATAAAAGTGGGAGATTTAAAAGATGGCGGAATTATGTATCAGTTTAACCGTCTTGGAAAAGGTTGCTTATCATATATGGTTATTTCAAACGGTGAAGCAGCAGTTATTGATGCAGTAAGAACAGTTGAAGCATACGAAGAGTTTGCGAAAGAGCATGGCGTTACGATTACGAATGTAATGGATACACATTTACATGCAGACCATATTTCTGGCGGACGTAAGTTAGCGGAAAAAGTAGGTGGTACGTATTGGTTGCCGCCAAAAGATGCAGAGGAGGTTGTGTTCTCATATAAACCGCTTGTTGAAGGATCTGTTATTACGGTGGGGGGTACTAAAATTGAAATTGACGCATTATACTCACCGGGGCATACGATTGGGAGTACGTCATTTATTGTAGATGATTCCTATTTATTATCAGGTGATATTTTATTTGTAGATTCAATTGGACGTCCAGACCTTGCTGGGAAAGCTGAAGATTGGGTAAGTGATTTACGTACTACTTTGTATAGCCGATATAAAGAACTATCTCAAAACTTAGTTGTGTTACCGGCTCATTATTCAAAAATAAGTGAAATGGACGAGAGTGGTATTGTTAGTGCTAAATTAAAAGATTTATTTGCGTATAATGCAGGATTAAATATTGAGGATGAGGGAGAGTTTCGTAAAGTTGTAACGGAGAATTTACCACCTCAGCCAAATGCTTACGAAGAAATTCGTCAAACGAATATGGGTAAAATTCATCCGAGTGCAGAGGAAGAACGTGAAATGGAGATTGGTCCAAATCGTTGTGCAGTTCATGAATAATAAAATAAATAAAACATGGAGGAATAGATGATGAATGTAAAACAAGTATTAGATGCGAAAGGATTAGCATGTCCAATACCGATTGTAAGAACGAAGAAAGCGATGGATACTTTACAAACTGGAGAAGTGTTAGAAATACAGGTAACGGATAAAGGATCAGTGAAAGATATTCCAGCGTGGGCAAATAAAACTGGTCATGACATCGTAAAGCATGTAGAAGAAGCTGATGTGCTGAAGTTTTGGATTAAGAAGGCGTAGTGAAGCAATAGTTTTGTAAATATAGAGAGGTTGGTTATATGAACACAATATTAAGTACGCTTTTCATTGTACTTGCTGCATGGTTTGTTATTTCACGATTTTTACCAGTGAAAGGTGTTCAAAATATAAATGGCAAAGAATTGAAAAGTATAGTGGGAAAAAAGGGGAAGTATTTTATTGATGTCCGTACAGTAGGTGAATATAGAGGGAATCATACGGAAGGCTTTCAAAATATCCCCCTAAATGATCTAGCAAGCAAGGCGAATCAATTAGATAAGAATAAGGAAGTAATCGTTATTTGCCAAAGTGGAATGAGAAGTAAGCAAGCAGCAAAGATATTGAAAAAACTAGGGTTTCAGCAAGTAATAAACGTTTCAGGTGGTATGAATAGTTTGTGAGGAGGGACTTTAAAATGAAAGAAATGACTACAAAAGAATTAGAAGAAAAATTGTTGCGTAAAGAAGTGGTAAATATTGTGGACGTACGTGAAGTAGAAGAAGTAGCTGAAGGGAAAAT
This genomic interval from Bacillus thuringiensis contains the following:
- a CDS encoding sulfurtransferase TusA family protein; translation: MMNVKQVLDAKGLACPIPIVRTKKAMDTLQTGEVLEIQVTDKGSVKDIPAWANKTGHDIVKHVEEADVLKFWIKKA
- a CDS encoding MBL fold metallo-hydrolase, whose translation is MSVKALQAKDVAEKVLFGELFILDVRNETDYEDWKIEGKEVTSINVPYFDLLEGVDHIIGELPKDKDVLVVCAKEGSSIFVAEQLTEAGLENIYYLSGGMKAWSEYVKPIKVGDLKDGGIMYQFNRLGKGCLSYMVISNGEAAVIDAVRTVEAYEEFAKEHGVTITNVMDTHLHADHISGGRKLAEKVGGTYWLPPKDAEEVVFSYKPLVEGSVITVGGTKIEIDALYSPGHTIGSTSFIVDDSYLLSGDILFVDSIGRPDLAGKAEDWVSDLRTTLYSRYKELSQNLVVLPAHYSKISEMDESGIVSAKLKDLFAYNAGLNIEDEGEFRKVVTENLPPQPNAYEEIRQTNMGKIHPSAEEEREMEIGPNRCAVHE
- a CDS encoding rhodanese-like domain-containing protein; the protein is MNTILSTLFIVLAAWFVISRFLPVKGVQNINGKELKSIVGKKGKYFIDVRTVGEYRGNHTEGFQNIPLNDLASKANQLDKNKEVIVICQSGMRSKQAAKILKKLGFQQVINVSGGMNSL
- a CDS encoding sulfurtransferase TusA family protein, with amino-acid sequence MEESTMSIKVDMNLDCKGLACPMPIVKTKKAMEGLTSGQVIEVQATDKGSIVDIQSWASKVGHQYIGTKHEGDVLMHYVRKANEHEMNEIVKYPHTITNSEVEEIVLSGQECIVVDVREAAEFAFGHIPSAVSIPLGELDSAVLDQTKQIYVVCRTGNRSDVACHMLKEKGYANVKNVIPGMLEWQGNVEK